A section of the Anaerolineales bacterium genome encodes:
- a CDS encoding cupin yields the protein MKTTILPDRPDAKSPAGADIRYLIDSKTGNMIHSTVPPHQVNRATVHATVNEFWYILEGHGEIWRDNGLESCVTDLVPGISLDIATGTAFQYRNVSDTDLKFICVTMPPWPGESEATFVDGKWPPTI from the coding sequence ATGAAGACTACAATACTTCCAGACCGACCGGACGCAAAATCGCCTGCGGGTGCAGATATTCGTTATCTTATAGATAGCAAAACCGGTAACATGATCCACAGCACTGTCCCACCCCACCAGGTAAATAGAGCAACGGTGCATGCGACAGTCAATGAATTCTGGTATATTTTAGAAGGGCATGGTGAGATTTGGAGAGACAATGGCCTGGAGAGCTGTGTGACGGACCTTGTTCCAGGTATCTCACTCGATATTGCAACAGGAACTGCGTTTCAATACCGAAATGTATCAGACACAGACTTAAAGTTTATTTGCGTCACAATGCCGCCCTGGCCCGGTGAGTCGGAAGCTACGTTTGTCGATGGTAAGTGGCCGCCAACAATCTGA